The Streptomyces sp. NBC_01142 genomic interval CGCGATCCCCGCCCGCCATCGCGCCCGCCCGGAGGACCAGATCAACCGCCAGTGCGTTCCCCGTCGGGGACGGCCCGAAGATGTGGCGGCACTCGTGGCGTTCCTCGTTGGGCCCGCCGCATCGTTCATCACTGGGCAATCCGTCCACGTCGATGGCGGCTGGCTGCTGCACTGAGACCGTCAACAAGCAAGGAGACAAATCCGAATGATCGAACGAGTCCGAGCCGTCCTCGTCACCGAGGACGACACGATGCTGGTCATCCGTCGCACCAAGCCCGGAGTCCCCGTGTACTGGGTGCTGCCCGGTGGCGGAGTTGAAGCCGACGACGAGTCCCGGGAGGCCGCCCTCCACCGGGAGATCTACGAGGAGATCGCAGGGAAGGCCGACATCGTCCGCATCCTGCACACGATGGAGTCCCACGACGAGCGTCAGCTCTTCTATCTCACCCGCATCGCGACCTGGTCCTTCGAAGACCGCACCGGGCCCGAGTTCAGCGCCGAGGGCCGGGGCGAATACGCACTGGAGGAGGTCCCGCTGACCGTGGAAGGGATCGACGGTATCGACCTCAAGCCTGAGGAGATCGCCCACGTTCTCCGAGGCGCCCTCGGTGACGGAACTCTCTCAGGTGTTGCTGCGGCCTGAGCGACGCAACGTGAGCATGGCACCGGGACCAGCGCTGGGTGCGCGGGCCCGGTGGCTTTGCGGTGTCAGGCCCGCGTGGTCAGGCGGGGTGGTGAGCGCGCGGGCGTGTGGGCT includes:
- a CDS encoding NUDIX domain-containing protein, which gives rise to MIERVRAVLVTEDDTMLVIRRTKPGVPVYWVLPGGGVEADDESREAALHREIYEEIAGKADIVRILHTMESHDERQLFYLTRIATWSFEDRTGPEFSAEGRGEYALEEVPLTVEGIDGIDLKPEEIAHVLRGALGDGTLSGVAAA